Proteins from one Corallococcus exiguus genomic window:
- a CDS encoding M23 family metallopeptidase yields MRRPAVLALLALSACATPRPGKMSFEELYATSGDSGFVSSGTPFLPHEPERARGPLAPERSTELEAALTAFVQQAQAYREKVQRGSAMPAAQVRNWEAMNAAMDAFLARPVEHTDPRDLTRARGVMEAELEQDARLYGDMPGSLAEAVVVRVGRLIVRASTLRRWEQPPEPSGPPRLAWPVEPVTITSLYGDRWHPITGQLRRHSGVDLAARRGQPVGVADRGVVLRAGWNGDHGKMVEVQHDGQWVTRYSHLSEVLVTTGEVLARSDVVGLAGDTGLATGVHVHFELWHDGSSLDPLEALVAPEAAPDASEERPVARMPTESPVLTSQGRHPAAGSRP; encoded by the coding sequence GTGCGCCGACCCGCCGTCCTTGCCCTGCTGGCCCTCTCCGCCTGCGCGACGCCGCGGCCGGGGAAGATGAGCTTTGAGGAGCTGTACGCGACCTCGGGCGACAGCGGCTTCGTCAGCTCCGGCACGCCCTTCCTCCCCCACGAACCGGAGCGCGCCCGCGGGCCGCTGGCGCCCGAACGCTCCACGGAGCTGGAAGCCGCCCTCACCGCGTTCGTGCAACAGGCCCAGGCCTACCGCGAGAAGGTCCAGCGCGGCAGCGCCATGCCCGCCGCACAGGTGCGCAACTGGGAGGCGATGAACGCGGCCATGGACGCCTTCCTGGCCCGCCCGGTGGAGCACACCGACCCCCGCGACCTGACGCGCGCCCGGGGTGTGATGGAGGCGGAGCTGGAGCAGGACGCGCGCCTCTATGGCGACATGCCGGGCTCGCTCGCGGAGGCCGTGGTGGTGCGCGTGGGCCGCCTCATCGTGCGAGCGTCCACGCTGCGCCGCTGGGAGCAGCCGCCGGAGCCCTCCGGCCCGCCGCGCCTCGCCTGGCCCGTGGAGCCGGTCACCATCACCAGCCTCTACGGCGACCGCTGGCACCCCATCACCGGCCAGCTGCGCCGCCACTCGGGTGTGGACCTGGCGGCCCGCCGGGGACAGCCCGTGGGCGTCGCGGACCGGGGCGTCGTCCTGCGCGCCGGCTGGAACGGCGACCACGGCAAGATGGTGGAGGTCCAGCACGACGGCCAGTGGGTGACGCGCTACAGCCACCTGTCCGAGGTCCTGGTGACGACCGGCGAGGTGCTGGCGAGGAGCGACGTGGTGGGGCTCGCGGGGGACACGGGCCTTGCGACCGGCGTCCACGTCCACTTCGAGCTCTGGCACGACGGCAGTTCACTGGATCCGCTGGAGGCGCTCGTCGCCCCCGAGGCGGCCCCGGACGCGTCCGAAGAGCGTCCCGTGGCCCGCATGCCCACGGAGTCCCCCGTCCTCACGTCCCAGGGGCGCCACCCGGCCGCGGGTTCGCGCCCCTGA
- a CDS encoding HU family DNA-binding protein, protein MTKAELVEVVAAQSKLTKKQAAQILDSVFTNIGKAVKKDTRFSYPGFGTWSLRSRKARKIRNPQTNEMMKLKASKTVGFRPAKELKNSL, encoded by the coding sequence ATGACCAAGGCAGAGCTCGTGGAGGTGGTGGCTGCGCAGTCGAAGCTCACGAAGAAGCAGGCCGCCCAGATCCTCGACAGCGTCTTCACCAACATCGGCAAGGCGGTGAAGAAGGACACCCGATTCAGCTACCCCGGGTTCGGCACGTGGTCACTGCGTTCGCGCAAGGCGCGGAAGATTCGCAACCCGCAGACCAACGAGATGATGAAGCTCAAGGCCTCGAAGACGGTCGGTTTCCGTCCCGCGAAGGAGCTGAAGAACTCGCTGTAG